From the Streptomyces nodosus genome, the window CCGAGGGACGCAGCGGCTGGTTGGTGTTCATGTTGACGAGGAGCTTGCCCTTGGACCACATGGTGTGCCGCAGCTTGGTCCCGGGCAGCGGGCCCAGGTCGCGCAGCAGCACCACGCCGGAGAGCGGGAACAGCGCGAGCGCGCCGAACATCGTGTTACGGATCAGCTTGCGGCGACCGAGCTGGGACTCCTTGGCGCCCTGCTGGAAGTCGTCGAGGACCTTCGCCTTGACCTCCGGCGGCGCCTCGATCGGGTGCCGCTCGTCGGCGACCTCGACGTCGGACATCAGGGTGCGGGCCCAGTGGACCGCGGCCGCGCCGATGGCGAACAGCGCCACGCCCAGCGTCAGGCCCAGCGCGAAGTTCATCGCGCTGATGTGCCCGATCGGGAAGACGTAGATCGACTTGTTCGGCTCGATGGTGACGTACGAGGCGATGAAGCCCACGGTGGCCAGCATCGACAGCGTGAACAGCAGGGCGACCGTGCGCTCGGAGCGCTTGGCGGCCCGCTCGTCGATGTCCTGGATGCGGTGCTCGTGGGGCGGCAGGCCCGGGTCGGCGAACGGGTGGTTCTCGTCCGCGACGGTCACGGCGGCACCGTGCGTGGCGTCCTGCTCGACAGGCAGGTTCTCTTCTGGAATGTCGTGGCTACTCATGACTTCTTGGCCTTTGCGGTCCGAGCGGCGACCCAGACGGCGACCGCGATCAGCGCGCCGAGGCCGAAGATCCAGGCGAACAGGCCTTCGGAAACCGGGCCGAGACCGCCCAGCGTGAGGCCACCGGGGCTCTCGGTCTGGTCGCCGTTGACCGCGTCGAGGTACGCGATGATGTCCTTCTTGTTCTGCTGCGACATCGTGGTGTCGGGGAAGGACGGCATGTTCTGCGGGCCGGTCTGCATGGCCTCGTAGATGTGCTTGGGGGCGACGCCCTCCAGGCTCGGTGCGTACTTGCCGTGCGTCAGCGCGCCACCCTTACCGGTGAAGTTGTGGCACTGGGCACAGTTGGTACGGAACAGCTCGCCACCCTTGGCGATGTCGGCACCCTCGGGGCTGTAGTCGCTCTTGGCCGGGACGGCCGGGCCGGCGCCGAGGGAGGCGACGTACGCCGCGAGCTGGTCGATCTGGGCCTGCGTGTAGATGGCCTTCTTCTTCGGCACCTGGGGGCCCTGCGAGGTGGCGGCGGGCATCCGGCCGGTGCCGACCTGGAAGTCGACGGCCGCCGAGCCCACGCCCACGAGGGACGGGCCGTCGGAGGAGCCCTGACCGCCGGTGCCGTGGCAACTGGCGCAGCCCACCTGGTAGAGCTTCTTGCCCTCCTCGATGGCGAGGGACTGGGCGGTGTCATCGGCCTGGGCCTTCTCGGCGGGCGCGAACGCGGCGTACAACCCCCCGGAGACCGTCAGCGCGATGAGTAGGACGACGAGCGCCGCCAGCGGATGGCGTCGTCGTGCGGAGAGCTTTTTCACGGATTACCCCGGTGTCAGGATCTTCTGCGTCGATGCTTCTGGGAATGGATCGGATCGTCGAGGGCGATCGGTTCTCCCCTTTCGGGTGAACGTCCGCCGCACGCGACGGCCGACTACTTGATCATGTAGATCGTGGCGAAGAGGCCGATCCAGACGACATCGACGAAGTGCCAGTAGTAGGACACGACGATGGCGGCGGTCGCCTGCTCATGGGTGAACCTCCGCGCCGCGTAGGTGCGGCCGAGGACCAGGAGGAAGGCGATGAGACCTCCCGTCACGTGCAGACCGTGGAAGCCGGTGGTCAGGTAGAACACCGAGCCGTACGGGTCCGAGGAGAGCGAGAGGCCGTCCTCCTTGACCAGCTCGGTGTACTCGAAGATCTGTCCACCGATGAAGATCGCACCCATGATGAAGGTGACGATGAACCAGCCCCGGAGCTTCTTCACGTCACCGCGCTCGGCGGCGAACACGCCGAGCTGGCAGGTCAGGGAGGAAAGCACCAGGATCGTGGTGTTCGTCGCCGAGAACGGGAAGTTGAGATGGCTCGCCATCTCCTTCCAGTGAGTCGGCCCGGTCACCGATCGCAGGGTGAAGTACATCGCGAAGAGGGCCGCGAAGAACATCAGCTCGGAACTCAGCCAGATGATGGTTCCGACGCTGGTGAGGTTCGGTCGATTGACCGACGGGTGCGCGTGCCCGGTTTCTACTGTCGTTGCTGTCGCCACGCCGACATTATGTCGGTCGCTTATCCCGCCCTCACCCCCGGGGGTGCCCTTCGGAGTGTCCATAGCGTGTGGACTGCCCGTATGGCCCACCGAAGGCCCGGTCCGAACGGCTGTTGACCAAGTGGTCCAGGGGGGTAGCATCCGCCCCAACGGTCCCGTTCCGTACGACGCTGACCTCCCGGAGGAAGCATGCAGCCGACCGCCACGGTGCTGGTCTACAGCGACGACTCCCGCACGCGCGAGCAAGTGCGGCTCGCGGCCGGGCGGAGGCCGGCTCCGGACGTCCCGGAGGTCGAGTTCCTGGAGTGCGCGACGCCCGCCGCGGTCCTCAGGGAGCTGGACCGGGGCGGCATCGACATCTGCGTCCTGGACGGCGAGGCCGTGCCGATGGGCGGGATGGGCGTCTGCCGGCAGATCAAGGACGAGGTCTTCAACTGCCCGCCGACGCTGGTGCTGATCGCACGCCCGCAGGACGCCTGGCTGGCCACCTGGAGCCGGGCCGACGCGGCGGTGACGCTGCCGGTCGAGCCGGTCGAGTTCGCCTCCGCGCTGGCCTCCCTGCTGCGGCGCAAGGCACTGGTCGGCACCTCCTGACGCGTTCCGCGGGCTGAGGGTCTCCGGCGGCGCCGGCACCCGTCTCACCCGGGGTACCGGGTCACGCGGCACATGGCTCCGCGCCCCTTGCCGGGGGCGCGGAAGGCCGGTCGCGGGGCGCGGGGCGCCCCCTGCGCGCTGCCGCTCGGGACCTCGGGGCGTCGACCGCCGTCTCACACCATCTCGGGACGCAGTCTCGCGCGGTCCTGGACGCTCGGGCCCACGGGGGTGCCTCCGATGAGGGCGCTTCCCTTGCGCCACTTGGTCCAGTCGACGTTCCAGTCGCCGAAGCCGTTGCCGAACGGCTCCATCTCCTTGCCCTGGGAGTTGACGACCTTGACGATGTCGCCCGGCTTCACGGTGTTGTAGAACCACTGGGCGTTCGGGGTGCTCATCCCGGTGCAGCCGTGGCTGACGTTGGCATAGCCCTGGGAGCCGACGGACCAGGGCGCGGCGTGCACATACTCGCCGCTCCAGGTGACCCGGGCCGCCCAGTAGACGTTGAGGTCATAGGACTCGCGGGACCCCTCGGCGATGCCGACGGTGCTTCCGCGCATCCGTACGAGGTATTCCTTGGCCAGCACGACCTTGATGCCGTTGCGGGTCGCGAAGCCGGGCTTGCCGGTGGTGATGGGGATGCGGCTGATGACCTGGTCGTCCTTGTAGACCGTCATCTGGTGGGCGCCGGCGTCCGTGACGGCGATGAGGCGGTCGCCCGTGGTGAGCTTCACGTCCTTGGCGTCCCCGCCCCAGAGCTGGTCGGAGATCTTCACCCCGGCGAGGTTGCTGTGCGCCTTGATCGTGGTGTGGACGGGCCAGTAGTCCTTGGGGCGGTAGTGCAGCGTCTTGTCGTCCACCCAGTACCAGGAGCCCTGGACCGCGGGGGTGGAGTCCACCTTGAGAGCGCTCTCGACGATGGCCCGGGCCGCCTTGTCCTTGACGGGCTCGCTGAGCTCGGCGGTCACGGGCTGGCCGACGCCGTAGGTCCCGGACTCGGGGCCGAAGGTGACATTGACCTTCTTGCTCTTGGGGGTACTGGTGTCGAACTCGATGAGCTTGCGGCCGGGGGCGCCGTCCTCGTCCTCCGTGCTCACCTGCACCCGGTAGTGGGTGCCCGCGGCCAGCGGTGAGGTGCTGTGCCAGCGGCTGCCGTCGGCGGAGAGCTCACCGGAGACATACCGTCCGCGCGCGTCGGTCGCCGTGACGTCCGTGATGCGCCCGTCGTCGTCCGCGGAGGTGATCTCCAGGGGTTTGT encodes:
- the qcrC gene encoding cytochrome bc1 complex diheme cytochrome c subunit, coding for MKKLSARRRHPLAALVVLLIALTVSGGLYAAFAPAEKAQADDTAQSLAIEEGKKLYQVGCASCHGTGGQGSSDGPSLVGVGSAAVDFQVGTGRMPAATSQGPQVPKKKAIYTQAQIDQLAAYVASLGAGPAVPAKSDYSPEGADIAKGGELFRTNCAQCHNFTGKGGALTHGKYAPSLEGVAPKHIYEAMQTGPQNMPSFPDTTMSQQNKKDIIAYLDAVNGDQTESPGGLTLGGLGPVSEGLFAWIFGLGALIAVAVWVAARTAKAKKS
- a CDS encoding L,D-transpeptidase, which codes for MNETVFPRGADASDTRPRHRTVLRCALLVIALGTGLVACGSGGNPLAQKPYDAADDISYNAPSGAGKKADPDKPLEITSADDDGRITDVTATDARGRYVSGELSADGSRWHSTSPLAAGTHYRVQVSTEDEDGAPGRKLIEFDTSTPKSKKVNVTFGPESGTYGVGQPVTAELSEPVKDKAARAIVESALKVDSTPAVQGSWYWVDDKTLHYRPKDYWPVHTTIKAHSNLAGVKISDQLWGGDAKDVKLTTGDRLIAVTDAGAHQMTVYKDDQVISRIPITTGKPGFATRNGIKVVLAKEYLVRMRGSTVGIAEGSRESYDLNVYWAARVTWSGEYVHAAPWSVGSQGYANVSHGCTGMSTPNAQWFYNTVKPGDIVKVVNSQGKEMEPFGNGFGDWNVDWTKWRKGSALIGGTPVGPSVQDRARLRPEMV
- the ctaE gene encoding aa3-type cytochrome oxidase subunit III, which encodes MATATTVETGHAHPSVNRPNLTSVGTIIWLSSELMFFAALFAMYFTLRSVTGPTHWKEMASHLNFPFSATNTTILVLSSLTCQLGVFAAERGDVKKLRGWFIVTFIMGAIFIGGQIFEYTELVKEDGLSLSSDPYGSVFYLTTGFHGLHVTGGLIAFLLVLGRTYAARRFTHEQATAAIVVSYYWHFVDVVWIGLFATIYMIK
- the qcrA gene encoding cytochrome bc1 complex Rieske iron-sulfur subunit codes for the protein MSSHDIPEENLPVEQDATHGAAVTVADENHPFADPGLPPHEHRIQDIDERAAKRSERTVALLFTLSMLATVGFIASYVTIEPNKSIYVFPIGHISAMNFALGLTLGVALFAIGAAAVHWARTLMSDVEVADERHPIEAPPEVKAKVLDDFQQGAKESQLGRRKLIRNTMFGALALFPLSGVVLLRDLGPLPGTKLRHTMWSKGKLLVNMNTNQPLRPSDVAVGSLTFAKPEGLEEHDEDFQTQIAKAALMIVRLQPENIKDKQELEWSHEGIVAYSKICTHVGCPISLYEQQTHHALCPCHQSTFDLSDGARVIFGPAGHALPQLRIGVNADGYLEALGDFAEPVGPAFWERG
- a CDS encoding response regulator, which produces MQPTATVLVYSDDSRTREQVRLAAGRRPAPDVPEVEFLECATPAAVLRELDRGGIDICVLDGEAVPMGGMGVCRQIKDEVFNCPPTLVLIARPQDAWLATWSRADAAVTLPVEPVEFASALASLLRRKALVGTS